The following proteins are encoded in a genomic region of Streptomyces collinus Tu 365:
- a CDS encoding anthranilate synthase component I: MDLETFRKLATDRRVIPVTRKLLADGDTPVALYRKLAAERPGTFLLESAENGRSWSRYSFVGVRSAATLTARDGQAHWLGTPPVGVPAEGDPLAALRATIQTLHTPHQEGMPPFTGGMVGYLGYDIVRRLEKIGPGDHDDLRLPELTMLLTSDLAVMDHWEGSVLLIANAINHNDLDTGVDEAHADAVARLDAMEADLARPVAQPPAVLPPSELPAYTARWGGPDFQRAVEDVKERIRAGEAFQVVPSQRFETPCTASALDVYRVLRATNPSPYMYLFRFPLEDGGAFDVVGSSPEALVKVEDGRAMVHPIAGTRHRGATPQEDQALAEELLADPKERAEHLMLVDLGRNDLGRVCEPGSVEVVDFMSVERYSHVMHIVSTVTGKVAEGRTAFDVLTACFPAGTLSGAPKPRAMQIIDELEPSRRGLYGGCVGYLDFAGDSDTAIAIRTALLRDGTAYVQAGAGIVADSDPVAEDQECRNKAAAVLRAVHTANRLGRA, from the coding sequence ATGGACCTCGAGACCTTCCGCAAGCTCGCCACCGACCGGCGCGTCATCCCGGTCACGCGCAAGCTCCTCGCCGACGGCGACACCCCGGTCGCGCTCTACCGCAAGCTCGCCGCCGAACGCCCCGGCACCTTCCTGCTGGAGTCCGCCGAGAACGGCCGCTCCTGGTCCCGCTACTCCTTCGTGGGCGTCCGCAGCGCCGCCACGCTCACCGCGCGGGACGGACAGGCCCACTGGCTCGGCACCCCGCCCGTCGGCGTCCCGGCCGAGGGCGACCCGCTGGCCGCCCTGCGGGCGACCATCCAGACCCTGCACACCCCGCACCAGGAGGGCATGCCGCCCTTCACCGGCGGCATGGTCGGCTACCTCGGCTACGACATCGTCCGCCGCCTGGAGAAGATCGGCCCCGGCGACCACGACGACCTGCGGCTGCCCGAGCTGACCATGCTCCTCACCAGCGACCTCGCCGTCATGGACCACTGGGAGGGCTCGGTCCTGCTGATCGCCAACGCGATCAACCACAACGACCTCGACACCGGCGTCGACGAGGCCCACGCGGACGCGGTGGCCCGCCTGGACGCCATGGAGGCGGACCTCGCGCGCCCGGTCGCCCAGCCGCCCGCCGTCCTGCCGCCCTCCGAACTGCCCGCGTACACCGCCCGCTGGGGCGGCCCCGACTTCCAGCGGGCCGTCGAGGACGTCAAGGAGCGCATCCGCGCGGGCGAGGCCTTCCAGGTCGTCCCCTCGCAGCGCTTCGAGACGCCGTGCACGGCGAGCGCGCTGGACGTGTACCGGGTGCTGCGGGCCACCAACCCGTCCCCGTACATGTACCTGTTCCGCTTCCCCCTCGAGGACGGGGGCGCCTTCGACGTCGTCGGCTCGTCCCCCGAGGCGCTGGTCAAGGTCGAGGACGGGCGCGCGATGGTCCACCCCATCGCCGGCACCCGGCACCGCGGCGCCACCCCGCAGGAGGACCAGGCGCTCGCCGAGGAACTGCTCGCCGACCCCAAGGAGCGCGCCGAGCACCTGATGCTCGTCGACCTCGGCCGCAACGACCTCGGCCGCGTCTGCGAGCCCGGCTCGGTCGAGGTCGTGGACTTCATGTCCGTCGAGCGCTATTCGCACGTCATGCACATCGTGTCGACCGTCACCGGCAAAGTCGCCGAGGGACGCACGGCGTTCGACGTGCTGACCGCGTGCTTCCCGGCGGGCACCCTGTCCGGCGCCCCCAAGCCGCGCGCCATGCAGATCATCGACGAGCTCGAGCCCTCCCGGCGCGGCCTGTACGGCGGCTGCGTCGGCTACCTCGACTTCGCCGGCGACTCCGACACCGCCATCGCGATCCGCACCGCCCTGCTCCGGGACGGCACCGCCTACGTCCAGGCGGGCGCGGGCATCGTCGCCGACTCCGACCCGGTCGCCGAGGACCAGGAGTGCCGCAACAAGGCCGCCGCCGTGCTGCGCGCGGTGCACACCGCCAACCGGCTCGGCCGGGCCTGA
- the hisI gene encoding phosphoribosyl-AMP cyclohydrolase: MTSSTGTPRPSSLDPEIAARLKRSDDGLLPAIAQQYDTGEVLMLGWMDDEALHRTLTTGRCTYWSRSRREYWVKGDTSGHFQWVKSVALDCDADTVLVQVDQVGAACHTGARTCFDEDVLVEDAGSGAPGTDQ, from the coding sequence ATGACCAGTTCGACCGGAACACCCCGGCCCAGCAGCCTCGACCCGGAGATCGCCGCACGCCTCAAGCGCAGCGACGACGGCCTCCTGCCCGCCATCGCCCAGCAGTACGACACCGGCGAGGTGCTGATGCTCGGCTGGATGGACGACGAGGCACTGCACCGCACGCTCACCACCGGCCGCTGCACCTACTGGTCGCGCAGCCGCCGGGAGTACTGGGTCAAGGGCGACACCTCGGGCCACTTCCAGTGGGTGAAGTCCGTCGCCCTGGACTGCGACGCCGACACCGTGCTGGTCCAGGTCGACCAGGTGGGCGCCGCCTGCCACACCGGCGCGCGCACCTGCTTCGACGAGGACGTGCTGGTCGAGGACGCCGGGTCCGGCGCCCCGGGCACGGATCAGTAG
- a CDS encoding TIGR03085 family metal-binding protein, which translates to MSTFAKRERLLLADLLETVGPDAETLCEGWRTRDLAAHVVVRERRPDAAGGALIKPLASRLEKVQAEYAAKPYPELIQLIRTGPPRFSPFQLKQIDEAANIVEFYVHTEDVRRAQPDWSPRELDAVFQDALWSRLERTARLVGRGVPTGLVLRRPDGQTAVAHRGTPVVTATGEASELLMFVFGRQSAAKVELDGEEDAITRLHESRQLGI; encoded by the coding sequence ATGTCGACCTTCGCCAAGCGTGAACGGCTCCTGCTCGCCGACCTCTTGGAAACCGTCGGACCGGACGCCGAGACCCTCTGCGAGGGCTGGCGGACCCGGGATCTGGCCGCGCACGTGGTGGTGCGCGAGCGCCGGCCGGACGCGGCGGGAGGCGCGCTGATCAAGCCGCTCGCCTCGCGTCTGGAGAAGGTGCAGGCCGAGTACGCGGCCAAGCCTTACCCGGAGCTGATCCAGCTGATCCGTACCGGCCCGCCGCGCTTCTCGCCCTTCCAGCTCAAGCAGATCGACGAGGCGGCCAACATCGTCGAGTTCTACGTGCACACCGAGGACGTACGGCGCGCCCAGCCGGACTGGAGCCCGCGCGAGCTGGACGCCGTGTTCCAGGACGCGCTGTGGTCACGTCTGGAGCGCACCGCGCGGCTGGTCGGGCGGGGTGTGCCGACCGGTCTGGTGCTGCGCCGCCCGGACGGCCAGACGGCGGTCGCGCACCGTGGCACGCCGGTGGTGACGGCGACCGGGGAGGCGTCTGAGCTGCTGATGTTCGTCTTCGGCCGGCAGAGCGCGGCCAAGGTGGAGCTGGACGGCGAGGAGGACGCGATCACCCGGCTGCACGAGTCCAGGCAACTGGGCATCTGA
- a CDS encoding VOC family protein codes for MIKVAMTSVFVDDVATAHAFYTGVLGFETRLHMDLGGGTLFVTVGAPEGAQPDLQLLLEPGEGPLAEPYRKGLYEAGLPCIVFSVDDLRAEYDRLRGLGVRFTHPPQEQGPVLAAVFDDTVGNLVQLTQPIG; via the coding sequence GTGATCAAGGTGGCGATGACCAGTGTGTTCGTGGACGACGTGGCCACCGCGCACGCCTTCTACACGGGGGTGCTGGGGTTCGAGACCCGGCTGCACATGGATCTGGGCGGCGGCACGCTGTTCGTCACGGTCGGGGCGCCCGAGGGTGCCCAGCCGGACCTGCAGCTGCTGCTGGAGCCCGGTGAGGGTCCCCTCGCGGAGCCGTACCGCAAGGGGCTGTACGAGGCGGGGCTCCCGTGCATCGTCTTCTCGGTGGACGATCTTCGCGCGGAGTACGACCGGCTGCGCGGGCTCGGCGTCCGGTTCACGCATCCGCCGCAGGAGCAGGGTCCGGTGCTGGCCGCGGTGTTCGACGACACGGTCGGCAACCTGGTCCAGCTCACCCAGCCGATCGGCTGA
- a CDS encoding MFS transporter, translating to MTGTLIPPAPATDDRPAHRDPNVLRWLGAYTSSMLGDSIYYIALSWAAVQSGTPAEAGLVMSVSALPRALLMLGGGVLADRLGPRRVVIGSDAVRCAAVLAVAALLFVTSPGLWPLALLAFLFGTVDAVFMPAVGALPARITGKPQLARVQGMRGLAIRFASVVGAPLGGLGVAVGGAAAAFALAGLLIAVSVPLLYSVRVRDLPADDRRAGQETSAWQDLRGGLAYVRRHRVLAPLMITIALGDLGFVGPLNVGLTLLAHQRGWGASGMGSVLAGFGVGAGAASLLLTVRGRLPRAGLVAACAVLAGSVAIGALAYAPGLAAAVGTALLIGLLAGLSGALCGALLQTQADPARLGRVTAVSSLVSLGLAPLSMPFAAAAIGAWGLGPVFVASAVVSGLGGVVALCVPALRRAELPR from the coding sequence GTGACCGGCACGCTCATACCCCCGGCCCCCGCCACCGACGACCGCCCCGCCCACCGCGACCCCAACGTGCTGCGCTGGCTCGGCGCCTACACCTCCTCCATGCTGGGCGACAGCATCTACTACATCGCCCTGTCCTGGGCCGCCGTCCAGTCCGGCACCCCCGCCGAGGCCGGCCTCGTGATGTCGGTCAGCGCGCTGCCCAGAGCCCTGCTCATGCTCGGCGGGGGAGTGCTGGCCGACCGGCTCGGCCCGCGCCGCGTCGTCATCGGCAGCGACGCCGTGCGCTGCGCCGCCGTCCTCGCGGTGGCCGCCCTGCTGTTCGTCACCAGCCCCGGCCTGTGGCCGCTCGCCCTGCTGGCCTTCCTCTTCGGCACCGTCGACGCCGTGTTCATGCCCGCCGTGGGCGCCCTCCCCGCCAGGATCACCGGCAAGCCGCAGCTCGCCCGGGTGCAGGGCATGCGGGGCCTCGCGATCCGGTTCGCGAGCGTCGTCGGGGCACCGCTCGGCGGCCTCGGCGTGGCGGTCGGCGGCGCGGCCGCCGCCTTCGCCCTCGCCGGACTGCTCATCGCCGTCTCGGTGCCCCTGCTGTACTCCGTCCGGGTGAGGGACCTGCCGGCGGACGACCGGCGCGCCGGCCAGGAGACGAGCGCCTGGCAGGACCTCAGGGGCGGACTGGCCTACGTCCGCCGCCACCGCGTCCTGGCCCCGCTGATGATCACCATCGCCCTCGGCGACCTCGGCTTCGTCGGCCCGCTCAACGTCGGCCTCACCCTGCTCGCCCACCAGCGCGGCTGGGGCGCCTCCGGCATGGGCTCGGTGCTCGCCGGGTTCGGCGTCGGCGCGGGCGCCGCCTCGCTGCTGCTCACCGTCCGGGGACGGCTGCCGCGCGCCGGACTGGTCGCCGCCTGCGCCGTCCTCGCGGGCTCCGTCGCCATCGGCGCCCTGGCCTACGCGCCCGGCCTCGCGGCGGCCGTCGGCACCGCCCTGCTGATCGGACTGCTCGCCGGACTCAGCGGTGCCCTGTGCGGGGCCCTGCTGCAGACCCAGGCCGATCCCGCACGCCTCGGCCGGGTCACCGCCGTCTCCAGCCTGGTCAGCCTCGGCCTCGCCCCGCTGAGCATGCCCTTCGCGGCCGCCGCCATCGGCGCCTGGGGGCTCGGCCCGGTGTTCGTGGCCAGCGCCGTCGTCAGCGGTCTCGGCGGGGTCGTCGCCCTGTGCGTCCCCGCCCTGCGCCGCGCCGAACTGCCGCGCTGA
- a CDS encoding ArsR/SmtB family transcription factor, translating to MASGEQRRITDLGTLKALAHPLRMKLYRLLFAAEAATASQLAEQVDEAVSLVSYHLRKLAEHGLVEKAEPRSADARERWWQPATQGVSIRDRDFRDAPEKAAAHVAASRLFQEQRSEMYRTYLDQRATWGRDWNEASSDSESLLRLTPAELAEMKRELLDVIKRYDALARDREAAGDGLRREHVALHVYGFPFRV from the coding sequence ATGGCAAGCGGAGAACAGCGGCGGATCACGGATCTGGGCACCCTCAAGGCACTGGCCCACCCCCTGCGCATGAAGCTCTACCGGCTGCTGTTCGCCGCCGAGGCCGCCACCGCGTCCCAGCTCGCCGAACAGGTCGACGAAGCGGTCTCGCTCGTCAGCTACCACCTGCGCAAGCTCGCCGAGCACGGCCTCGTCGAGAAGGCCGAGCCGCGCAGCGCCGACGCCCGGGAACGCTGGTGGCAGCCGGCCACCCAGGGCGTCTCCATCCGCGACCGGGACTTCCGGGACGCGCCCGAGAAGGCCGCCGCCCACGTGGCCGCCTCCCGGCTCTTCCAGGAACAGCGCTCCGAGATGTACCGCACCTACCTCGACCAGCGCGCGACCTGGGGCCGCGACTGGAACGAGGCGTCCTCCGACTCCGAGTCGCTGCTGCGCCTCACCCCCGCCGAACTCGCCGAGATGAAGCGCGAACTGCTCGACGTGATCAAGCGGTACGACGCCCTCGCCCGTGACCGCGAGGCCGCCGGCGACGGCCTGCGGCGCGAGCACGTCGCGCTGCACGTGTACGGCTTCCCGTTCCGCGTCTGA
- the hisF gene encoding imidazole glycerol phosphate synthase subunit HisF, which translates to MTLAVRVIPCLDVDNGRVVKGVNFQNLRDAGDPVEMAKVYDAEGADELTFLDITASSGNRETTYDVVRRTAEQVFIPLTVGGGVRTAEDVDRLLRAGADKVGVNTAAIARPDLIREIAERFGRQVLVLSVDARRGESGSFEVTTHGGRRGTGIDAVEWAHRAAELGAGEILLNSMDADGTKDGYDLEMIAAVRKHVTVPVIASGGAGRLADFPPAVEAGADAVLAASVFHFGDLRIGEVKQTLREAGHPVR; encoded by the coding sequence ATGACCCTGGCGGTCCGAGTCATCCCCTGCCTGGACGTGGACAACGGCCGGGTCGTCAAGGGCGTCAACTTCCAGAACCTGCGCGACGCGGGCGACCCCGTCGAGATGGCCAAGGTGTACGACGCCGAGGGCGCCGACGAGCTGACGTTCCTGGACATCACCGCGTCCTCGGGCAACCGGGAGACGACCTACGACGTGGTGCGGCGCACCGCCGAGCAGGTGTTCATCCCGCTGACCGTCGGCGGCGGCGTCCGCACGGCCGAGGACGTGGACCGGCTGCTGCGGGCCGGTGCCGACAAGGTCGGCGTGAACACCGCGGCCATCGCGCGCCCCGACCTGATCCGCGAGATCGCCGAGCGGTTCGGCCGGCAGGTGCTGGTGCTTTCGGTGGACGCCCGCCGCGGCGAGTCCGGCTCCTTCGAGGTGACCACCCACGGCGGCCGCAGGGGCACCGGCATCGACGCCGTCGAGTGGGCCCACCGCGCCGCCGAGCTGGGCGCCGGGGAGATCCTGCTGAACTCCATGGACGCCGACGGCACCAAGGACGGCTACGACCTGGAGATGATCGCGGCCGTCCGCAAGCACGTCACCGTCCCGGTGATCGCCTCCGGCGGCGCGGGCCGGCTGGCCGACTTCCCGCCGGCCGTCGAGGCGGGCGCGGACGCGGTCCTGGCCGCCTCCGTCTTCCACTTCGGCGACCTGCGGATCGGCGAGGTGAAGCAGACGCTGCGGGAGGCGGGTCACCCGGTGCGCTGA
- a CDS encoding RidA family protein codes for MTSGAVRRVQSGSPWEESFGFARAVAAGDRVLVAGTTSFKGTVLYGEGDPYEQAKVAFTSALEAIAEFGLGPGSVLRTRMYLTHTRDVDEAGRAHKEIFDSVRPVSTLLVVEGFVDPRILVEVELEAFRGAVT; via the coding sequence ATGACGTCCGGAGCCGTACGGCGCGTGCAGAGCGGAAGTCCCTGGGAAGAGAGCTTCGGATTCGCGCGCGCCGTCGCGGCGGGTGACCGGGTGCTGGTGGCCGGCACGACGTCCTTCAAGGGCACCGTGCTGTACGGGGAGGGCGACCCCTACGAGCAGGCCAAGGTGGCCTTCACCAGCGCCCTGGAGGCGATCGCGGAGTTCGGGCTCGGCCCCGGGTCGGTGCTCCGCACCAGGATGTACCTCACCCACACGCGGGACGTCGACGAGGCGGGCCGGGCCCACAAGGAGATCTTCGACTCCGTGCGCCCGGTCTCCACCCTGCTGGTCGTGGAGGGCTTCGTCGACCCGCGCATCCTGGTCGAAGTGGAACTAGAAGCATTCAGAGGAGCCGTGACCTGA